In a single window of the Hirundo rustica isolate bHirRus1 chromosome 7, bHirRus1.pri.v3, whole genome shotgun sequence genome:
- the PECR gene encoding peroxisomal trans-2-enoyl-CoA reductase has translation MAAAAGRGLLAAGLFRGRVAIVTGGGTGIGKAIAADLLALGCSVVIASRKFDRLKAAAEELNNRFASMSPAQVTPIECNIRKEEEVEALVKSTLNLHGKIDFLVNNGGGQFVSPFEAIRAKGWNAVIDTNLTGTFYCCKAVYNAWMQEHGGAIVNITAAVRNGFPGMSHSGAARAAVNNLTKTLALEWAHSGVRINSVAPGLVFSETAVANYGEEGVMMWLKSIPKVPAKRSAVPEEISPAVCFLLSPAASFITGITMVVDGGESLYSHRLEIPDHDRWPSPPEGRNFEMLKKLLSGEFKPKL, from the exons atggcggcggcggcggggcgcgggctGCTGGCGGCGGGGCTGTTCCGCGGGCGGGTCGCCATCGTCaccggcggcggcaccggcatCGGCAAGGCCATCGCCGCCGACCTGCTGGCGCTAG GTTGCAGTGTTGTCATTGCCTCTCGTAAATTTGACCGattaaaagctgctgcagaagaacTGAATAATAGGTTTGCTTCCATGAGTCCTGCCCAAGTGACTCCCATAGAGTGCAATATCCGCAAAGAAGAAGAG GTAGAAGCTTTGGTGAAGTCTACACTGAATCTGCATGGGAAGATTGACTTCCTGGTGAATAATGGAGGGGGCCAGTTTGTAAGTCCTTTTGAAGCCATCCGTGCAAAAGGCTGGAATGCTGTGATAGACACAAATCTGACAGGGACCTTCTATTGTTGCAAAGCAG TGTACAATGCCTGGATGCAGGAACATGGAGGAGCCATTGTCAACATTACTGCTGCAGTGAGAAATGGCTTTCCTGGAATGTc GCACTCAGGAGCTGCAAGAGCTGCAGTGAATAACCTAACCAAGACTTTAGCTTTAGAATGGGCACACAGTGGAGTGAGAATCAACAGCGTTGCTCCT GGACTGgtattttcagaaactgctgtTGCAAACTATGGAGAAGAAGGTGTAATGATGTGGTTAAAGAGCATACCAAAGGTTCCTGCCAAGAGGTCGGCTGTTCCTGAGGAG ATCTCTCCTGCAGTATGTTTCCTGCTGTCTCCAGCTGCATCATTCATAACGGGGATAACCATGGTCGTGGATGGTGGCGAGAGTTTGTACAGCCATAGACTAGAAATACCTG ATCATGACAGATGGCCATCACCACCAGAAGGgagaaattttgaaatgttgaaaaagctgctttctgGCGAGTTCAAACCCAAGCTGTAG